The Methanofervidicoccus sp. A16 genome has a segment encoding these proteins:
- the ppsA gene encoding phosphoenolpyruvate synthase: protein MKLIAWLDEISNKDVDIAGGKGASLGEMWNAGFPVPPAFVVTAEAYRYFIRETKLDKKIREILKDIDVNDPEELNRKSEEIRRLILDANMPKDLEIIIIESYNRLCEESGGEEVFVAVRSSATAEDLPDASFAGQQETYLNIKGAKNVVKSVQKCFASLFTPRAIFYREQKGFDHLDVALAVVVQKMVNSEKAGVLFTVNPINQNYEEMVIEGAWGLGEGVVSGVVTPDTYIIDKKTLTPKSVSVARKEVMFIRDEKGETKKVEVPEDLKEKRVLSDEELRKLAEMGLSIEKHYGRPMDIEWAIEKGNIYMLQARPVTTLKEKKEETSKESQESGEILLKGIGASPGLASGKVKIIHDIKEIDKIKEGDILVTKMTTPDMVPAMKKASAIVTDDGGLTCHAAIISRELGTPCVVGTQKATEMLKDNMVVTVDGEKGIVYRGEVKKEKVEKDKDTQISAGSPVIITATEIMVNVSMPEVAERAAATGADGVGLLRAEHMILETGVHPIKILKEKGEDALVEVFAEGIRKVADAFYPRPVTYRTLDAPTDEFRGLEGGEDEPVEQNPMLGWRGIRRGLDEKEILRCELLAIKKLRSEGYKNIRLMIPLVTIPSEVRKVKELAREIGLELGKDVEFGVMVETPAAALIIEDIIKEGIDFVSLGTNDLTQYTIAIDRNNELVAKYYRENHPAVLKLIEYVIKTCKKYGVKTSICGQAGSRPSMVEKLVRWGIDSISANIDAIDTIRKTVARTEQRIILETIRDRKFKMD, encoded by the coding sequence ATGAAATTGATAGCCTGGTTAGATGAGATTTCTAACAAAGATGTAGATATCGCAGGTGGGAAGGGAGCCTCCCTTGGTGAGATGTGGAATGCAGGTTTTCCAGTACCTCCAGCATTTGTGGTCACTGCAGAGGCATACAGGTACTTTATAAGGGAGACGAAACTTGATAAAAAGATCAGAGAGATCCTGAAGGATATAGATGTAAATGACCCTGAGGAGTTAAATAGAAAATCAGAGGAAATAAGAAGATTAATACTAGATGCCAATATGCCGAAAGATCTGGAGATAATCATTATCGAGAGTTATAACAGACTCTGTGAGGAGAGTGGTGGGGAGGAGGTATTTGTTGCAGTTAGGAGTTCTGCCACTGCAGAGGATCTACCTGATGCAAGTTTCGCTGGACAGCAGGAGACTTACTTAAATATTAAAGGGGCTAAAAACGTTGTTAAATCTGTTCAGAAGTGTTTTGCATCTCTCTTTACCCCAAGGGCTATATTCTACAGGGAGCAGAAGGGATTCGATCACTTGGATGTGGCATTGGCTGTAGTGGTACAGAAGATGGTAAATTCTGAAAAGGCAGGTGTGTTATTTACCGTGAATCCTATAAATCAGAACTACGAGGAGATGGTAATAGAGGGTGCCTGGGGACTAGGAGAGGGGGTAGTAAGTGGTGTAGTAACTCCAGATACCTACATTATAGATAAAAAGACCTTAACTCCAAAGAGCGTCTCTGTGGCGAGAAAGGAGGTAATGTTTATAAGGGATGAGAAGGGAGAGACTAAAAAGGTAGAGGTGCCTGAGGATCTAAAGGAGAAGAGGGTGCTCTCTGACGAAGAACTTAGAAAACTTGCTGAGATGGGATTATCTATCGAGAAACACTACGGAAGACCTATGGACATCGAGTGGGCAATAGAGAAGGGCAATATATACATGCTTCAGGCGAGGCCGGTAACTACGTTAAAGGAGAAAAAGGAAGAAACGTCTAAGGAATCTCAGGAGTCAGGAGAGATACTCCTAAAGGGTATCGGAGCATCTCCAGGTTTAGCCTCTGGTAAGGTGAAGATAATCCACGACATCAAGGAAATAGATAAGATAAAAGAAGGAGATATATTAGTAACAAAGATGACAACACCAGACATGGTACCTGCAATGAAGAAGGCCAGTGCCATAGTTACAGATGACGGGGGATTAACCTGCCATGCAGCCATTATATCAAGGGAGTTAGGTACTCCCTGTGTTGTAGGTACTCAGAAGGCTACAGAGATGTTGAAGGACAACATGGTAGTTACAGTAGATGGGGAGAAGGGGATTGTATATAGGGGAGAGGTAAAGAAGGAGAAGGTAGAGAAGGATAAAGATACACAGATAAGTGCAGGATCTCCAGTGATTATAACTGCAACTGAAATTATGGTAAATGTCTCCATGCCTGAGGTTGCAGAGAGGGCTGCTGCAACTGGTGCAGATGGAGTGGGTCTTCTAAGGGCAGAGCATATGATCCTGGAGACAGGTGTCCATCCAATCAAGATACTTAAGGAGAAAGGAGAGGATGCCCTTGTAGAGGTGTTCGCAGAGGGTATTAGAAAGGTGGCAGATGCCTTCTATCCGAGACCTGTAACATACAGAACCTTGGATGCTCCAACAGATGAGTTTAGAGGGCTGGAAGGGGGAGAGGATGAACCTGTAGAGCAGAACCCTATGTTAGGTTGGAGGGGAATTAGAAGAGGTTTGGATGAGAAGGAGATACTAAGATGTGAATTACTTGCAATAAAGAAACTTAGAAGTGAAGGATATAAAAATATAAGGTTGATGATACCTCTCGTTACAATCCCATCAGAGGTTAGAAAGGTAAAGGAGTTGGCAAGGGAGATAGGTTTAGAGTTAGGAAAGGATGTTGAATTTGGAGTGATGGTGGAGACACCGGCTGCTGCACTTATCATAGAGGATATTATAAAAGAAGGGATCGACTTTGTCTCCTTAGGTACAAACGATCTAACCCAGTATACAATAGCCATAGATAGGAACAACGAACTTGTTGCGAAGTACTACAGGGAGAATCATCCTGCAGTTTTGAAGTTGATAGAGTACGTTATAAAGACATGTAAAAAATACGGTGTAAAAACCTCCATCTGTGGCCAGGCTGGAAGTAGGCCCTCTATGGTGGAGAAACTTGTTAGATGGGGTATTGATAGCATTTCTGCAAACATAGATGCTATAGATACTATAAGGAAAACTGTGGCGAGAACTGAGCAGAGAATCATCTTGGAGACTATAAGAGATAGGAAGTTTAAGATGGATTAA
- the hypF gene encoding carbamoyltransferase HypF, whose protein sequence is MKIKKIIIKGIVQGVGFRPFIYRIGRDNNLRGYVKNMGNYVEIVVSGEDRDIKNFLRDIRDKKPPLAQIDKIEVLDYNTPLHYRNFVIEDSGSKTDKDGSTVPPDVSICEECLREMWDKNNRRYRYPFIACTNCGPRFTIVKRLPYDRENTSMAQFPLCEECLREYRDPLDRRFHAQATCCPNCGPRVYLVDNEGKVLDEGDGAILESVKLLNEGYILAVKGIGGTHLACRCDIDDVVLKLRERLNRPTQPFAVMTKEENVKLFAEVDEEELSLLRSPKRPIVVLKKGRDYSRYFSEYISNLDTVGVMLPYSGLHYLLLEGSEALGYVMTSANLPGYPMVIDNREILHKLRGITDYFLIHNREIVNRCDDSVLKKVNNRVVFLRRSRGYVPEPVVVVNHRDIRENMENIIAVGPEMNSTACLVKGNRFYLSQHIGNTSKYETFRYLSEGIENLLRITNTKDIHGVVCDLHPGYNSTKLAEELAERFDAELYRIQHHMAHAYSLLGDEDIFQESIIIAIDGVGYGEDGKVWGGEILRYRDNHMERVGHLEEQYMPGGDLCTEYPLRMLMSILYKRLGEEELLEFIRSYNFFDDRTLELILFQLDREINVVETTSCGRVLDAISAMLSICHRKTYDGEPAIRLEGFVRGRGYGEREYNRYLEMAKEDIKIKSGKLITSDLVYRAYSMLLEGYEREFIGLYIHLAIGEGLSSMAIKFGEKEGVEYIGITGGVSYNSIICKVVKERVEEEGFKFLYHSRVPNGDGGISFGQGIGYILNRD, encoded by the coding sequence ATGAAGATAAAAAAAATAATTATAAAGGGTATAGTTCAAGGTGTTGGATTTAGACCTTTCATCTATAGGATAGGCAGAGATAACAACCTAAGAGGTTATGTAAAAAATATGGGAAACTACGTTGAGATAGTAGTATCTGGTGAAGATAGGGATATAAAAAACTTTCTAAGGGATATAAGGGATAAGAAACCACCTTTAGCCCAGATAGATAAGATAGAGGTGTTAGATTACAATACTCCCCTCCATTACAGGAATTTTGTTATAGAGGACAGTGGTAGTAAAACAGATAAAGATGGAAGTACTGTGCCTCCAGATGTATCCATATGTGAGGAGTGTCTAAGGGAGATGTGGGATAAAAATAACAGGAGATACAGATATCCTTTTATAGCATGTACAAACTGTGGCCCAAGATTCACTATAGTAAAGAGACTTCCCTACGACAGGGAGAATACCTCCATGGCTCAATTTCCCCTATGTGAGGAGTGTCTAAGGGAGTACAGGGATCCGTTGGATAGGAGGTTCCACGCCCAGGCAACATGCTGTCCAAACTGTGGTCCAAGGGTGTATCTAGTGGATAATGAGGGTAAGGTGTTGGATGAGGGGGATGGTGCTATACTTGAAAGTGTAAAACTTCTAAATGAGGGTTATATTCTCGCTGTGAAGGGTATTGGAGGCACCCACCTTGCATGTAGATGTGATATAGACGATGTTGTTTTAAAACTTAGGGAACGTCTAAATAGACCTACTCAGCCCTTTGCAGTGATGACGAAGGAGGAGAATGTTAAACTCTTTGCAGAGGTTGATGAGGAGGAGTTATCCCTTTTGAGATCTCCAAAGAGGCCTATTGTGGTACTGAAGAAGGGAAGGGATTACAGTAGATACTTCTCAGAGTACATCTCCAACTTAGATACAGTAGGGGTTATGCTACCTTACTCTGGGCTACACTATCTACTCTTAGAGGGTTCAGAGGCATTAGGATATGTTATGACATCTGCAAATCTCCCTGGCTATCCTATGGTTATAGACAATAGGGAGATACTCCATAAACTGAGGGGTATTACAGATTACTTTTTGATCCATAACAGGGAGATAGTTAATAGGTGTGATGACAGTGTCCTTAAGAAGGTGAATAACAGGGTGGTATTTCTTAGGAGATCCAGGGGGTACGTCCCAGAACCTGTGGTTGTGGTAAATCACAGGGATATTAGGGAAAATATGGAGAATATAATTGCAGTAGGTCCTGAGATGAATTCAACAGCATGTTTAGTTAAGGGTAATAGATTCTATCTATCCCAACATATTGGAAACACCTCAAAGTACGAAACATTTAGATACTTAAGTGAGGGGATAGAGAACTTACTTAGGATCACAAACACTAAGGATATCCATGGGGTTGTATGTGATCTACATCCTGGTTATAACTCAACTAAGTTGGCCGAGGAGTTGGCGGAGAGGTTTGATGCAGAACTCTACAGGATCCAACACCATATGGCACATGCCTACTCCCTCCTTGGAGATGAAGATATATTCCAGGAGTCTATAATCATCGCTATAGATGGTGTGGGATATGGGGAGGACGGTAAGGTATGGGGTGGTGAGATATTAAGGTATAGGGATAACCATATGGAGAGGGTGGGACACTTAGAGGAACAGTACATGCCTGGGGGAGATCTATGTACAGAGTACCCTCTTAGGATGTTGATGTCTATACTCTATAAAAGATTAGGAGAGGAGGAGTTATTAGAGTTTATAAGGAGTTATAACTTCTTCGACGATAGAACTTTGGAACTTATACTCTTCCAGTTAGATAGAGAGATAAACGTTGTGGAAACAACCTCCTGTGGAAGGGTGTTAGATGCTATATCTGCCATGCTCTCCATCTGCCATAGAAAAACCTACGACGGAGAACCTGCTATAAGGTTGGAGGGTTTTGTAAGAGGTAGAGGTTATGGGGAGAGGGAGTATAATAGATACTTAGAGATGGCTAAGGAGGATATAAAGATAAAGAGTGGAAAACTTATTACAAGTGATCTGGTGTATAGGGCTTACAGTATGTTGTTAGAGGGGTATGAGAGGGAGTTTATAGGGTTGTATATACATCTCGCTATAGGGGAGGGGTTGTCCTCTATGGCTATAAAGTTTGGGGAGAAGGAAGGGGTGGAGTATATAGGTATCACTGGAGGGGTGTCTTATAACAGTATAATATGTAAAGTGGTAAAAGAGAGAGTTGAGGAGGAGGGTTTTAAGTTTCTGTATCACAGTAGGGTGCCAAATGGAGATGGAGGTATAAGTTTCGGCCAGGGTATTGGGTATATTTTGAATAGGGATTAA
- a CDS encoding MnmC family methyltransferase, whose amino-acid sequence MLPNKVAIDIIRKYMARFEKGEDIENFRKDLIRDLLNHNLLVKTEDGTYTLVSECKEELMHSRIGALRESIEKFVIPSDLRSMKNPKILDLCSGIGYNSIGALHYNKNCRIDMVECCKEVLFLSLCLDMPYEEHNIIKDRIKNFLEGDASRSDINIYLEDGRSAIKKLEGRYNVVFHDAFSPQRDAVLYTVDFLREVYKKMDDDGVLISYSSSIPFRSALVEAGFIISEGNSVGRKRGITIAYKNPSPDRKIRRIPLTDERLIAISTVGVPYRDPNLNLSHEEIIKNRNFERMIFKKKLLELGRYYSTKNVKLGKIDRKFLEIQKLDLNSTQVILKMREILGV is encoded by the coding sequence ATGCTTCCAAATAAGGTTGCCATAGATATTATTAGAAAATACATGGCAAGATTTGAAAAGGGTGAAGATATAGAGAATTTTAGAAAGGATCTCATTAGGGATCTCCTGAATCATAATCTTTTAGTTAAAACTGAAGACGGTACTTATACATTGGTATCGGAATGTAAGGAAGAACTTATGCATTCCAGAATAGGAGCATTAAGGGAAAGTATTGAAAAGTTTGTAATACCTTCAGATCTCAGATCTATGAAAAATCCTAAAATACTGGATCTTTGTAGTGGTATAGGTTACAACTCTATAGGAGCACTTCACTACAATAAAAACTGTAGAATAGATATGGTGGAGTGTTGCAAGGAGGTGCTCTTTCTATCCCTATGTCTAGATATGCCCTACGAAGAACATAACATAATAAAGGATAGAATTAAGAATTTTCTCGAGGGAGATGCAAGTAGAAGTGATATAAACATATACCTTGAAGATGGGAGGAGTGCCATTAAGAAGTTAGAGGGAAGATATAATGTAGTATTTCACGATGCATTCTCCCCCCAGAGGGATGCTGTACTTTACACTGTAGATTTCTTAAGAGAAGTTTACAAGAAGATGGATGATGACGGTGTTTTAATATCCTACTCCTCCTCTATACCCTTTAGGAGCGCACTGGTAGAGGCTGGCTTTATTATATCAGAGGGAAATTCCGTAGGTAGAAAGAGAGGAATAACCATAGCCTATAAGAACCCATCTCCAGATAGGAAGATAAGGAGGATACCTCTAACAGATGAGAGGCTTATAGCAATATCTACAGTTGGAGTGCCCTACAGAGATCCTAATTTAAACCTTTCTCATGAGGAAATAATAAAGAATAGAAATTTTGAAAGAATGATATTTAAAAAGAAATTGTTAGAATTAGGCAGGTACTATTCTACAAAGAATGTTAAACTAGGTAAGATAGACAGGAAGTTCTTAGAAATTCAAAAGTTGGATTTAAACTCTACCCAGGTGATTTTAAAAATGAGAGAAATTTTAGGAGTGTAA
- the phoU gene encoding phosphate signaling complex protein PhoU, whose protein sequence is MTKEIFYSKLKMVEDDVVDMGNICISALNKSTEAFLNCDRELAKKVRRGDDIIDLKEMEIEDKCIKLIALYQPVATDLRTILTIIKIISKLEKIGDCAYKIAGITLRSDLNIKRENEIITTMTERLGEMLSDALQAFKNRDEKLARDVHARDKKINKLYEQLYREMISYIVEDPRNITMATETIFMAKYLERSGDLIASIGDRVVYMITGERIKEEEFEQKYKVEKIKYIKLEREY, encoded by the coding sequence ATGACAAAGGAAATATTCTACTCTAAGTTAAAAATGGTAGAAGACGATGTTGTCGATATGGGGAATATCTGTATATCTGCCTTAAATAAATCCACAGAGGCCTTTCTAAACTGTGATAGGGAACTTGCTAAGAAGGTGAGAAGAGGGGACGATATTATAGATCTAAAGGAGATGGAGATCGAGGATAAGTGTATTAAACTTATAGCACTCTATCAGCCTGTGGCAACAGATTTGAGAACTATACTGACTATTATAAAGATAATATCGAAACTGGAGAAGATAGGAGACTGTGCCTATAAGATCGCAGGGATTACGCTAAGATCCGACTTAAATATTAAGAGGGAGAACGAGATCATAACAACTATGACAGAACGCCTTGGGGAGATGTTAAGTGATGCACTTCAGGCATTTAAAAATAGAGATGAGAAGTTGGCCAGAGATGTACATGCACGGGATAAAAAGATAAATAAACTCTACGAACAACTCTACAGGGAGATGATCAGTTATATCGTTGAGGATCCAAGGAACATAACCATGGCTACAGAGACTATATTCATGGCTAAGTATTTGGAGAGGAGTGGGGATTTAATAGCGTCTATAGGAGATAGAGTAGTTTATATGATCACTGGAGAGCGGATAAAGGAAGAGGAGTTTGAACAGAAGTATAAGGTGGAGAAGATAAAGTATATTAAATTAGAAAGGGAGTACTGA
- a CDS encoding AIR synthase related protein, whose product MERIEYEIKHAIKHMMETNYPRKRLWDMDPKVKDLIRGIRAGDDSVVIGRNVINMEGPYPLKLGSKTALIHTSCDVVAMGARPLYALDAIQAQNEEEIKMAIEGLRRQSLGLNIPIVGGNTQTEESLKSCISVVVFGELIGDKVITDGGAQVGDVVLMLGHPVEGDIGERIQRAKNKYDTFLSIVEEGIEINACKDASRGGWLCNILEMIVKARVGVEITAIPYPRSTRYLGTYIVSTREENLRDILEICVEKRCPVIPFGRIIEEKVFKVGNKKYISEDVLRDIIARFPYKK is encoded by the coding sequence ATGGAACGAATAGAGTACGAGATAAAACATGCTATAAAACACATGATGGAGACGAACTATCCAAGAAAGAGATTGTGGGATATGGATCCCAAGGTAAAAGATCTAATAAGAGGTATTAGGGCAGGGGATGACAGTGTAGTAATAGGTAGAAATGTTATAAACATGGAGGGGCCTTATCCCCTAAAGTTAGGTTCAAAAACTGCCCTTATCCATACCTCCTGTGATGTTGTAGCCATGGGGGCAAGACCTCTCTACGCCTTAGATGCCATCCAGGCCCAGAACGAGGAAGAGATAAAGATGGCAATAGAGGGGTTGAGGAGGCAGTCCTTAGGTTTAAACATCCCAATCGTCGGAGGAAACACTCAAACTGAGGAGAGTTTAAAATCCTGTATATCTGTAGTGGTATTTGGTGAGTTGATAGGTGATAAGGTAATTACAGATGGAGGTGCCCAGGTTGGAGATGTTGTACTTATGTTGGGGCATCCTGTAGAGGGAGATATTGGTGAGAGGATCCAGAGGGCTAAAAATAAGTACGATACATTTCTAAGTATAGTGGAGGAGGGTATTGAGATTAACGCCTGTAAGGACGCTTCCAGGGGTGGGTGGTTGTGCAACATACTTGAGATGATAGTGAAGGCCAGGGTAGGTGTGGAAATAACCGCTATACCTTATCCCCGCTCCACTAGATACCTGGGAACCTATATAGTAAGTACTAGGGAGGAGAATTTAAGGGATATATTGGAGATATGTGTGGAGAAGAGGTGCCCTGTTATACCATTTGGGAGGATCATCGAGGAGAAGGTTTTTAAGGTGGGGAATAAGAAGTATATCAGTGAGGATGTTCTCAGAGATATTATTGCTAGGTTTCCCTATAAAAAATAA
- a CDS encoding DUF357 domain-containing protein, which yields MVEEKKIQNRITKEKIEEYLKKTEEAIDIIKKGLPPERSLLYDVALDFLSMIECYFKDAKVFIERGDYINGFASLNYAYGWIDAGVRLGIFDVGDDDVKFTLAK from the coding sequence ATGGTAGAGGAAAAGAAGATTCAAAATAGAATCACTAAGGAGAAGATAGAGGAGTATCTCAAAAAGACAGAGGAGGCAATAGATATTATTAAAAAGGGTCTACCTCCAGAGAGAAGTTTACTCTACGACGTCGCCCTGGACTTTCTATCTATGATAGAGTGTTACTTTAAGGATGCAAAGGTGTTTATAGAGAGGGGAGATTATATAAATGGATTTGCATCTCTAAATTATGCCTACGGCTGGATAGATGCTGGAGTACGTTTAGGTATATTTGATGTTGGAGACGACGATGTAAAATTCACACTGGCGAAATAA
- the pstB gene encoding phosphate ABC transporter ATP-binding protein PstB, with amino-acid sequence MGGKIKMETKNLNLYYGDFHALKNINLPIYENKITALIGPSGCGKSSFIRCLNRLNDLVPNTKIEGEVLLDGKNIYDEDVDVVDLRKRVGMVFQKPNPFPMSIYDNVAFGPRIHGIKDKKVLDEIVEWALKKAALWDEVKDDLKKSAFELSGGQQQRLCIARTIAVKPEVILLDEPTSALDPISTQKIEDLMVELKKDYTVVVVTHNMQQASRVSDYTAFFLMGELIEFDKTEKIFLAPSRKETEDYISGRFG; translated from the coding sequence ATGGGTGGAAAGATAAAAATGGAAACTAAAAATTTAAACTTATACTATGGAGATTTTCACGCCCTTAAGAATATAAACTTACCAATATACGAGAACAAGATAACTGCACTAATAGGTCCCAGTGGATGTGGTAAAAGTTCCTTTATAAGGTGTCTCAACAGGTTGAACGATCTTGTTCCCAATACAAAGATTGAGGGTGAAGTACTTCTAGATGGAAAGAACATATACGATGAAGATGTAGATGTGGTAGATCTGAGAAAGAGGGTGGGGATGGTTTTCCAAAAGCCAAATCCATTTCCAATGAGTATCTACGATAATGTAGCCTTCGGTCCAAGGATACACGGTATAAAGGATAAAAAAGTCTTAGACGAGATTGTAGAATGGGCCCTAAAGAAGGCTGCTCTATGGGATGAGGTCAAGGATGACTTGAAAAAATCTGCATTTGAACTATCTGGAGGACAACAACAGAGGCTCTGTATAGCCCGTACCATAGCAGTTAAACCTGAAGTTATACTGTTAGATGAACCAACATCTGCACTTGATCCTATATCTACCCAGAAGATAGAGGATCTTATGGTAGAGTTAAAAAAAGATTACACTGTTGTAGTTGTTACCCACAATATGCAGCAGGCGAGTAGGGTATCAGATTATACAGCATTCTTCTTAATGGGAGAACTTATAGAGTTCGATAAAACTGAAAAGATATTCCTTGCACCTTCAAGGAAGGAGACTGAAGATTATATCAGTGGTAGATTCGGATAA
- a CDS encoding DUF555 domain-containing protein — MPNYHVTLQAPYIVKNVEDVEDAISVAISNVGKLLNKNNMEYVDIDVGLTICPKCGEPIDCVLVVARTAMVGLLLSMKVFNAESLEHAIRIAKSTIGRALKDIPLEVVDVVEI, encoded by the coding sequence ATGCCCAACTATCATGTAACCCTACAGGCTCCCTACATAGTAAAAAACGTTGAAGATGTGGAGGACGCCATAAGTGTAGCAATATCCAATGTGGGAAAGTTGCTAAACAAGAACAATATGGAGTATGTAGATATAGATGTGGGGCTAACCATATGTCCAAAATGTGGAGAACCTATAGACTGTGTTTTAGTAGTTGCTAGAACTGCTATGGTAGGACTACTACTATCTATGAAGGTATTTAATGCAGAGAGTTTGGAACATGCCATAAGGATAGCCAAATCTACCATAGGTAGGGCTTTAAAGGACATTCCCCTTGAAGTGGTGGATGTGGTAGAGATCTAA
- a CDS encoding glycosyltransferase family 2 protein — translation MRESIVIIPTYNEEKNILKVLKDLDTISIDVLIVDDGSTDNTKKVIEEYLNRGEYKNRIYTIFKEKNEGKSKALKSGTELALKLGYKYIVFMDGDYQHKPKDIPKMSKKLKEYKGDAVFGIRRYSSIPFHRQISNFLASVFMSLLISLYVGRIYFFRDIQCGFRIIRGDLLRGMYFGEGYSVEHLVAIQLAKKGAKILEEYIDVEYHPEAYSHITTRKILDVMMEVAKYIISDLKNSLKLNFKK, via the coding sequence ATGAGGGAGTCCATAGTAATAATTCCAACTTACAACGAGGAAAAAAACATTCTAAAGGTTTTAAAGGATCTAGACACTATATCTATAGATGTGCTTATTGTAGACGATGGAAGTACAGATAACACAAAAAAAGTTATTGAAGAGTATCTAAATAGGGGAGAGTATAAAAACAGGATTTATACCATATTTAAAGAGAAAAACGAGGGTAAGTCGAAAGCCCTTAAAAGTGGAACAGAGTTGGCGCTGAAGTTGGGATATAAGTATATCGTATTTATGGATGGGGACTACCAACATAAACCTAAGGACATTCCAAAGATGTCTAAAAAATTGAAGGAATACAAGGGAGATGCTGTTTTTGGCATAAGGAGATACTCTTCTATTCCCTTTCATAGACAGATATCTAATTTTTTAGCCAGTGTTTTTATGTCCCTCTTGATCTCCCTCTATGTAGGTAGGATCTACTTCTTTAGAGATATACAGTGTGGATTTAGGATCATCAGAGGTGATCTCCTGAGAGGTATGTACTTTGGTGAAGGATACAGTGTAGAGCACTTAGTGGCTATACAGTTGGCTAAAAAAGGGGCAAAAATATTGGAGGAGTATATAGATGTTGAGTATCATCCAGAGGCCTATTCTCATATTACTACTAGGAAAATACTTGATGTTATGATGGAAGTTGCAAAGTATATAATATCGGATCTCAAGAACTCTCTTAAATTAAATTTTAAAAAATAA